Proteins from a genomic interval of Leptospira hartskeerlii:
- a CDS encoding chemotaxis protein CheW: MKTIDKNNHAELNQEEKDLESIQEFLTFEVDKEIFGIDILYIHEILKPVPITRIPNVDAFILGVINLRGEIIPIMDLKELFGLGFCDILPSTRIIVVVNGEKRAGVLVDSVKQVVKIRKDKVSKADEDLSVNYSELIESVSQFEDSLILNLNLSKVMDYAGEEA; encoded by the coding sequence GTGAAAACCATAGATAAAAACAACCACGCGGAACTAAACCAAGAAGAGAAAGATCTGGAATCGATTCAGGAATTTCTCACATTCGAAGTGGATAAGGAAATTTTCGGGATCGATATTCTCTATATCCACGAGATCCTAAAACCGGTACCGATCACAAGAATTCCTAACGTGGATGCTTTTATATTGGGAGTGATCAACTTGAGAGGTGAGATCATTCCGATCATGGATCTGAAAGAACTTTTTGGATTAGGTTTTTGTGATATTCTTCCTTCCACTCGGATCATTGTAGTAGTTAACGGAGAAAAAAGGGCAGGAGTCTTAGTTGACTCAGTTAAACAAGTGGTTAAGATCCGCAAAGACAAGGTCAGCAAAGCGGACGAAGACCTGAGCGTAAATTATAGCGAACTTATAGAATCGGTCAGCCAGTTTGAAGACTCTCTGATCCTGAACTTGAATCTTTCCAAGGTAATGGATTATGCGGGGGAGGAAGCGTAA
- a CDS encoding 5-formyltetrahydrofolate cyclo-ligase — protein sequence MVSKSEARKKMKSLLLGVPSRKEKEESIRASLLEFLRHSSSSSQLKIISYVADDFEISPFLPLGSSLQLGNFSLDIFFPKVTNSGLKFISGSGFSSGAFGILEPTGEEFLKPEDADWIIVPALGWNGEGARLGRGKGFYDRSLKDILSEKMIGLSFEDLYPCDFSEEPHDLKAGTVITEKKNHCFPGKMGEKSVG from the coding sequence TTGGTTTCTAAATCGGAAGCCAGAAAAAAAATGAAATCACTTCTCTTGGGAGTTCCTTCCAGGAAAGAAAAAGAAGAAAGTATCCGCGCTAGTCTTCTGGAATTTCTGAGACATAGCTCATCTTCTTCCCAATTAAAAATCATCTCTTATGTTGCGGATGATTTTGAAATTTCTCCTTTTCTACCGTTAGGCTCTTCTTTACAGTTAGGTAATTTCAGTTTGGACATATTTTTTCCAAAAGTAACAAATTCAGGACTAAAATTTATATCAGGTTCCGGATTTTCCTCAGGTGCATTTGGTATTTTAGAACCGACTGGAGAAGAGTTTCTAAAACCCGAAGACGCAGATTGGATTATAGTGCCTGCCCTAGGTTGGAATGGGGAGGGGGCAAGGCTCGGAAGAGGGAAAGGTTTTTATGATCGTTCTCTAAAGGATATACTTTCCGAAAAAATGATTGGCCTTTCTTTTGAGGACCTATACCCTTGCGATTTTTCTGAGGAGCCCCATGATCTGAAAGCAGGTACCGTGATTACGGAGAAAAAAAACCATTGCTTTCCCGGTAAAATGGGGGAAAAATCAGTCGGATAA
- a CDS encoding cell division protein ZapA: MSERVKARILGDDYTIVGDTDPEYIHRLAELVDRKVRELQLGMPNAPKLKLAVLAALNFADELEQSKNQVGESGPSSPEAEEKTKKLITLLEEGLIGDL; this comes from the coding sequence ATGAGTGAAAGGGTCAAAGCTCGTATACTGGGCGACGACTATACCATAGTAGGCGATACCGATCCGGAGTATATCCATAGGCTCGCCGAATTGGTAGACCGAAAAGTCCGTGAGTTACAATTAGGAATGCCTAATGCACCTAAATTGAAACTCGCAGTACTCGCCGCTTTAAACTTTGCGGACGAATTAGAACAATCCAAAAATCAAGTCGGCGAATCCGGACCTTCTTCTCCCGAAGCGGAAGAAAAGACCAAAAAATTGATCACTCTTTTAGAAGAAGGTTTGATCGGAGATCTTTGA